ATGCTGCAGACACTGGTCCTTATGCTGCTACAAGCAGCATATGGTAAGTAGTTTGGTCTGGTTAGAAAAGGGAAAAGTAGTTCAATTCTTACAAAAGACAAAATTCAGATACAAATTACATTTTAGTTATATAATCGAATATAATTGTAGTTTTTAGTTGTGGTACACCTGCTGTCCAGCCCAACACTGGTAGGGTTGTAAATGGAGAGGATGCCCATCCGCATAGCTGGCCTTGGCAGGTAATTACAGTTTGTTAATGTTTAATGTACTTCAACTATTGTTTTGTTTAGAATTACTAAATTGTCAGCTTCTTTTTCTCAGATTTCCCTGCAGGTGAAGCACGGCAGTCGTTACCATCACACCTGTGGAGGGACTCTGGTTGGACCTCGCTGGGTACTGACCGCTGGACACTGCATCTGGTGACTAGCTAAGCTTGATCAAGGGATGAGAGTTTAGAGCATAAAGACAGAAGTCGGGGACTGTGTAAAAAGCACACCAAAAGAACTCTGGCATTCAAAAGTATAAGGAGAAGAAAACTGATAAATCCTAAATGGTCAAAACTGTCTTACAGGCCAGGAGATGTGTACCGTGTGTTATTGGGAGAACATGACATGAGCCAGCAGGAGGGAACTGAACAGATCATAGATATTCTGCGCATTGTTGTCCATCCTAACTGGGACATCAACCATGTCTCTGATGGGTAAGTACATTCTGAAAGctgaagaaaatgcatttcaAAAAGCAACTGCTCTCACACAAGACTATAAAACAATCTCGAAGAAGCATTTTAGCTGGTTTAAGAGATGCCTCCTTTCACCTCCTCGATCAGTAAAAATCTATGATGGTTCTCTTCCAGGAATGATCTTGCCCTGCTGAAACTGGATAAGAGCCCCATTATGAATGACAGCGTGGGCATTGCTTGTCTTCCACAGGCTGGAGAGATCCTCGCCCATGGAGCCCCGTGTTACATCACTGGCTGGGGAAACCTTTACAGTactgtctctgtctcttttaTGTCATGTTAATAACTGCAGGTCATTGTCTTGTTCCATCTGTGTGAAAAGGTTCAATTTTAGCATATGCAGTCTGCATTTTCTGCTAATTTTGGGTAGTAATACCTTTTGTAAAAACCATGTAACTGAAGTCTCTCTTTCAAGTGGTCATACATTATGGTTTAGCAAGGAATGGGACATGCTAGCTAGCAAAGGTTTTCAGGGAAGAATGTGTTCAGTGAAGTTACAAATCATAGACTATATACAATAGATGGCAGTAGGCTCTGGAATGCCAACAGTAAttagcaagtgtttgcagacagccTCTTCCTTAATCACTGTGGGTGATTACAGCAGTCTGCCAGTaaagaaaacaatcacatgGAGGATTTTAGTACAGAACACTCTTTTCAATCAATGTATCCATCCCTAAGATAAATAGTTTGCAACCTTGAGCAACCGTTTCCCAAATGGT
The window above is part of the Maylandia zebra isolate NMK-2024a linkage group LG23, Mzebra_GT3a, whole genome shotgun sequence genome. Proteins encoded here:
- the LOC101482931 gene encoding chymotrypsin-like elastase family member 3B, with translation MLQTLVLMLLQAAYVFSCGTPAVQPNTGRVVNGEDAHPHSWPWQISLQVKHGSRYHHTCGGTLVGPRWVLTAGHCIWPGDVYRVLLGEHDMSQQEGTEQIIDILRIVVHPNWDINHVSDGNDLALLKLDKSPIMNDSVGIACLPQAGEILAHGAPCYITGWGNLYTHGPMPDKLQQALLPVVEHSVCSRSDWWGINVKSTMICAGGDIVSGCNGDSGGPLNCVGQDGRWYVQGVTSFVSSRVCNEVKKPTVFTRTSAFTEWLSEVMLKY